One bacterium DNA window includes the following coding sequences:
- the rplF gene encoding 50S ribosomal protein L6, with amino-acid sequence MSRIGYMPVDVPDGVKVQIDGNLIKISGPKGTLEHKLSSEVSAVVEDNKIIVKRGSDRKSARAKHGLNRALISNIVSGVTTGFEKILEIKGVGYRAQVQGQKLQLQLGFSHPIVYEIPSNIEIEVRKNNQIVVKGIDKQLVGEVAVTIRNMRKPEPYKGKGIRYLGEYVRHKVGKTATADAKA; translated from the coding sequence GTGTCTAGAATAGGATATATGCCAGTAGATGTTCCGGATGGTGTTAAGGTGCAGATAGATGGAAATCTAATTAAGATTAGCGGGCCTAAAGGGACTCTGGAACATAAGTTAAGCTCAGAGGTGTCTGCAGTTGTAGAGGATAACAAGATTATTGTAAAGAGAGGATCAGATAGAAAATCAGCAAGGGCAAAACATGGATTAAATAGAGCTTTAATCTCCAATATAGTGTCAGGAGTAACTACTGGGTTTGAAAAAATTCTGGAAATCAAGGGAGTAGGATATAGAGCTCAAGTCCAGGGGCAGAAGTTGCAGTTGCAATTGGGATTTTCACATCCAATAGTATATGAGATTCCGTCAAATATAGAAATCGAAGTAAGGAAAAATAATCAGATTGTGGTGAAAGGAATTGATAAACAGTTGGTAGGCGAGGTAGCTGTCACAATTAGGAATATGAGAAAGCCAGAACCATATAAAGGAAAGGGGATTCGCTACTTAGGCGAGTACGTTAGACATAAGGTTGGTAAGACAGCTACAGCTGATGCGAAGGCATAA
- the rpsE gene encoding 30S ribosomal protein S5, whose protein sequence is MIENRREEDADRQELIERVVSVNRVGKVVKGGRKLGFSSLAVVGDGNGKVGYGIGKANAVPESIKKAVQSAKKNMIDVLVVDTTIPFEGVGHYDAARIMLKPASKGTGVIAGSAVRAVLEAVGIQNVLTKCLGSTNPINVVRATIEGLRNISEIYELSKRRLR, encoded by the coding sequence TTGATAGAAAATAGAAGAGAAGAGGATGCAGATAGGCAGGAGCTAATAGAGCGGGTTGTGAGTGTAAATAGAGTTGGGAAGGTTGTAAAAGGTGGAAGAAAGCTTGGTTTTAGTAGTCTGGCTGTAGTAGGGGATGGAAATGGAAAAGTAGGATACGGCATAGGTAAGGCAAATGCAGTACCTGAGTCAATAAAAAAGGCTGTCCAATCAGCAAAAAAGAATATGATAGATGTTTTAGTTGTAGATACAACAATCCCGTTTGAAGGGGTAGGTCATTATGATGCAGCAAGAATTATGTTAAAACCTGCTTCAAAGGGAACAGGTGTGATTGCAGGAAGCGCGGTTAGAGCTGTATTGGAAGCTGTTGGTATTCAAAATGTTTTGACAAAATGTTTGGGATCCACTAACCCGATAAATGTTGTTAGAGCAACAATAGAAGGTTTGAGAAATATATCAGAGATTTATGAGTTATCAAAGAGAAGGCTCAGATAA
- the rpsH gene encoding 30S ribosomal protein S8, with translation MPVTDPISDMLTSIRNAYMANKSHLSVSASTLKADIIEILKKEGFVQDYKVEANNSHKIIEIDLRYDKKEPMVRGLERVSKPGLRIYVPASKIPRVKRGSGIAILSTSEGIMTDKECRRKKIGGEVICYAW, from the coding sequence ATGCCTGTAACAGATCCAATATCAGACATGCTTACATCCATTAGAAATGCTTATATGGCTAATAAAAGCCATTTATCTGTATCAGCCTCTACATTGAAAGCGGATATAATAGAGATTCTAAAAAAAGAGGGGTTCGTTCAGGATTATAAAGTTGAGGCTAATAATAGCCATAAAATCATAGAAATAGATTTGCGCTATGATAAAAAAGAACCTATGGTAAGAGGTTTAGAAAGAGTAAGTAAACCAGGTCTACGTATATATGTCCCTGCTTCTAAAATCCCCAGAGTAAAGAGAGGCTCAGGAATAGCCATCTTATCTACTTCAGAAGGCATAATGACTGATAAAGAATGTCGAAGAAAGAAAATTGGAGGCGAGGTTATTTGCTATGCATGGTAG
- the rplO gene encoding 50S ribosomal protein L15, producing the protein MTLSNLKVPEGANKRRKIVGRGNGSGHGKTACKGDKGQKARSGGKIRRGFEGGQMPLYRRVPKRGFTSRSREKIVVINIEKLNCFKDGSVVGLEHLIEKGLLKSQNVLAKILGMGELKKKLNVKAHSFSKSAIKKIIDAGGTAEVI; encoded by the coding sequence ATGACATTAAGCAATTTGAAAGTTCCTGAGGGTGCTAATAAGAGAAGAAAAATAGTTGGACGCGGCAATGGTTCTGGCCATGGGAAAACCGCTTGTAAGGGGGATAAGGGGCAGAAAGCTAGATCTGGCGGCAAAATTCGCCGTGGTTTTGAAGGCGGACAAATGCCTCTATATCGTAGAGTACCAAAAAGAGGATTTACAAGTCGCTCAAGGGAGAAAATAGTAGTTATAAATATAGAGAAACTAAATTGTTTTAAGGACGGTTCAGTTGTGGGTCTTGAGCATCTTATAGAGAAAGGGTTGCTAAAGTCTCAGAATGTTTTAGCCAAAATTTTAGGTATGGGAGAGTTAAAGAAAAAGTTAAACGTAAAAGCGCATAGCTTTAGTAAGAGTGCTATTAAGAAGATTATAGATGCTGGAGGAACTGCAGAGGTTATATAA
- the rplR gene encoding 50S ribosomal protein L18 has protein sequence MKLEGRARRHKRVRKKVIGTAQRPRLSVFRSLGHIYVQLIDDENSKTMLSVSTRSKDCRGEIKYGGNVAAAKAVGKMLGEKALNNKITDVVFDRGGYLYHGRIKALADAAREAGLKF, from the coding sequence ATGAAATTAGAAGGTAGAGCTAGAAGACATAAAAGAGTAAGAAAAAAAGTTATTGGTACAGCTCAAAGGCCAAGGTTGAGTGTCTTTAGAAGTTTGGGGCATATATATGTTCAATTGATTGATGATGAGAATAGTAAGACAATGCTTTCAGTATCAACTCGTTCAAAAGACTGTAGGGGGGAAATAAAGTACGGAGGAAACGTAGCAGCAGCAAAAGCTGTGGGAAAGATGCTGGGGGAGAAGGCGTTAAATAATAAGATTACAGATGTTGTGTTTGATAGGGGGGGATATTTATATCATGGTCGCATAAAGGCTTTAGCAGACGCGGCCAGAGAAGCTGGGCTTAAGTTTTAG